The genomic window GGTACAAACATGCATTTATCACTTAAAGCGGGGTTTTGATTTTGTTACTTTCGAGATTTTTCTGAAATCGTatttacagaaatttaaaacatcCAGCAAAACAAGAATGAATATTGCCGTGCATATTAGAACAACTCCTGATCCACCGATGGCAATCGAGGCAGGACGCGGATCATAAACACTGCTCAGCGTGCGCCTATAGGCACTGGTGTTTCTTTTATCTATCAAAAGATCCTTTTTGATCTGTTTCAGCCATATTTCTAAACTCTGGTTGTTTAAAAGACCTCTGGTATTCCCTAATCCATCTGTAAAGTATTAACTTAAAGCTATATTTTTacaatgtgaaaaaaatgtcaCTATATGACAACTTCTGCTAAAGTATAGATGAAAATTTGACAACTGTTATATCAAAAATGACATAGAGCGGTGgaaaaaatcttgctttttaTCGACTTTCTGCAAATATATTAAGCTATAGGGTACATCAAATCTGCTATTACTATTGAGTTAatgtaaagtttaaaacaaatcaataaatatttgcaaacttttgttttgaattttcgtAATAATAATTGTATCACTTTTGTTTACAGCTTAAGAAATTACTAGACACAATGTCTGGTATGTAATGCTTTATATTTTATCGAAACATTTAAAATCGACTGGCAACAGTGTAATTTTGAAACAATACTCTTAAATATATTCATCACCTACCAACACACTTAAAATCCGTGAATGACCAAACACCATCGTCACAGACAATTCTGTTGTTTGTGTTACTTGGTATGTAACCATTCTGACAGCCATACATCGCACCATCATCGTTTACAAGTACATCTGCATTTGTTATGTTTGGTGCCGGACCACAGGATAATGCTGAAATTTAAGATAATTCAGTTATAATATATCTAAAGTCGAGACTTTCTCATGTATCAAACATCTATTCAGAAAACAATTTTGCTTCATTcttatttttatgaacattttaaagagATATATCCCACCGTAGCATGAGAATGTCGTTGTTTGCCAATTAGACGCTGTACAGTTGATAATATTACTGCCAGACATCGAGCGATAACCCTCCCGACAAGAGTACATTGCTCTGTTGTTACATCTCATCACTTCGGCCTTTGGTATGGGGAGCGGGTCTTCACAAATTTCTATAAAGAAGATACAAACGGTAAGATACATAAACGACACTCATGTGTTAAAACGTTACTATCTGCCAAACACAggaaaaacctaaaaaaaaaaagcatttgcctataaataatatttttctttttaattcgtAAACCTGTACTACATTTCAATATATAAGCCTACCCTCTGTAGTATTTATACCTAcctataaaatatttcattgttgCGCAAATTTGTCGCTGCGCCGATCTCTTATTCAGTCAGGTTTACATACAGGCGTCACGTAGAATTAATGTTCAAAATGACTTTCGTGTTTGCAGTAATGTCtttttgtacatacatataGTATACAGAGAAAACCCTACCAACGTATGAATCGTATGTTGTTCATCTGATTTACCTAcgattttatttgtgttttaagTGATGCACATGTTAGAGTCGTGTAAAAGGGGCAACGTATGAAAAACTGTTTCATACAGTTATGTATGCAGAACAGGTGTTTCATTGATGCTTTGTCATCAAAACAGAGTACATCAatctatatgaatttaattataatagagTCATAATATGTAACTTTGTGATGTAAGATGATTTGTTGGAATGAAAAAGAGGCAATCGTTTTTTGTTAGCACTTCACTAACTGTCTCAAATTCTACTGAGCAGAACAAGCTGTGTATGTCATACAACTAATGATAGCgatatgaattgtttttaactcatctattaaaaaaaaatggttttggatttaacgaggccgagtacagaacgagtacgcacgctttcgcgcagcgtttcatttgtattgtgacgtcatctttttgcttgtttgacgccatggcgtgatagttttatctgcagatattcagcgaaatttgttgaaaatggctcgtttaatgcgtaaaattaatgttatattgtggaataaacataactgtttcgaagtataagctatatttgggctcgggttgaaaaagtgaagagggttcagcaggccaaaccctctgtcacgttttcttaacccgcctaaatatagcttaattcatatatttcaagacagtaaccatgtattttatattaatgacccttaatatgtgatgttatatatttttttattacttaaatatgtctgaaggctttaataatactataaagattacttttccgcctttgtcaaataaaaaatagccattatctgacaaatctgggaaattgggcatacaaaaatcaactttgataagacccctggaacaaaccaggaggtaaaaggttttttttatttgaccatttgatgccttttagcaataactttaatatgtagaacagaaaaagaaatccctagggcagaagtttaaaaaaatgtgtaaaattgatacatttcaagcgaaatcccatagggtcctatgttaaattttaacaaactttgagatgaccccctaaacaaacggtgtggtaaatgtcttattttttaatcttaaaacaataattatatcagtagaaattcaggtaaaaaatttcattaaaaaatctagggcagaactaattagacccggcctcgttaaatttcaatatcaaatttgataatttaccTATGCATTCAAAGTTCGTAGGTTGCCATTTATTGCCGTCACAGGAAATGAAGTCATCTGTATTCTCCAGCTGATAATACCCTGGATTACAGAAATATCTAGCCGTGTTGTTCTCAACCGTCACTTCTGCGTTTGGAATGTCTTGTGGTAATGGGCATACTCCTTAAGAAGATGAATTTAGATATAGTCTTTTTAGGATGGTTTTGTTGCACGGAATCTTTTACATTAGCTCATATTAAAGCAAGGCATGTAACAagttaatttgttttcaatcaattaatacatttaatttacaGCAGAATTACGCCTTAACCAACAAAGTCGCAAACGTTTACAATTAAGGTCCATGTCTGATGACGACCATATTCCAGAGACAGTGTATTACTCAATCCTTAGAATTTTCATTGTTATCAGGCATACAAGACGGTATTATAAATAGTAAAACTATTGTTCAACTTTATATTGAGCggtgcagggttttttttttgcacttttcctgacAATGTTATTCTATAAATTGCTTAAAGCTAAACGCAATTCGTAAATAACCACTATGTTTTTCTTTCAACACCGCTATATATCTGTACAACTCCTCTATAAGCCGCAGACCTCTTCACAGTCTCAAGTATTTTTCTGTAGACGTCTTCAGTctggacgtacattttgcctgGCCGTGTTACTCCGTCGCGATTAtcaattttatgcatttttgttcaagcCAGGATAATACTAACATAAAAAACAGGTCAATGCCTTACTTACAAACGGAATAcgcatataaaatgaaaaaggcATAAAACTTAAAGACCTTGAAAGGAATACGACATGTCAGCCACGAGTTGTAGTTGTCAGTTACGAGTTTTAGGTATGCAGGTGGGTTTTAGAAATCGAAGCGTTACACACCTGTTTGTCAACAGACCCGAACGGTTTATAGCTTTTGTTGGAACGGATGttactttgtttataaaaagaGAAGTGGAAATACACAATAACGTAATACTTGCTGTACAATACGGTTATATGTATATCATACGTACTTAAACAGTTGAAATCCGTGAGTGACCAAATACCATCGTCACAGACAATCTTGTTGTTTGTGTTACTTGGTATGTAACCATCATCACAGCCATACATCGCACCATCATCGTTTACAAGTACATCTGCATTTGTTATGTTTGGTGCCGGACCACAGGATAATGCTGAAATTTAAGATAATTCAGTTATAATATATCTAAAGTCGAGACTTTCTCATGTATCAAACAACTATTCAGAAAACAATTTTGCTTCATTcttatttttatgaacattATAAAGAGATGTATCGTACCGTAGCATGAGAATGTCGTCGTTTGCCAATTAGACGCTGTACAGTTGATTATATTACTGCCAGACATCGAGCGATAACCCTCCCGACAAGAGTACATTGCTCTGTTATTAAATCTCATCACTTCGGCGTTTGGTATGGGGAGCGGGTCTTCACAAATTTCTATAAAGAAGACACAAACAGTAAGATACATAAACGACACTCATGTGTTAAAACGTTACTATCTGCCAAAGGGAGGAAAAATCATATACAAAACAGTTGCCTATaaataaatctttctttttaatttgtaagCCTGTACTATAATTCAATTCATATTATTGGTGCGTTTCGTTTACCAATATATAAGACTACCTTCTGTAGTATTTATAccttcaataaaatgtttcattgttGCGCAAAAGTGTCGCTGTGCCATTCTCTTATTGAGTCAGGTTTACATACTGGCGTCACGTAGAAACAATGTTCAAAATGACTTTCGTTTTTGCAGTAATGTctttttgtacatacatgtagtatacagAGAAAACCCTACCAACGTATGAATCGTATGTTGTTCATCTGATTTACCTAcgatttttttgtgtgtttaagTGATGCACATGTTAGGGTCGTGTAAAAGGGGCAACGTATGAAAAACTGTTTCATACAGTTATGTATGCAGAACAGGTGTTTCATTGATGTTTTGTCATCAAAACAGAGTACATCAatctatatgaatttaattataatagagTCATAATATGTAACTTTGTGATGTAAGATGATTTGTTGGAATGAAAAAGAGGCAATCGTTTTTGTTAGCAGTTCACTAACTGTGGACTGTGCACTGTGTAGAACAAGCTTTTTATGTCATATAGTTAATGATAGCGATATGTGTGGActcattaaattgtttttaaccaatgtattaaaaaatatataaaacagaggtttgaaaattaaaaaattaatattaaatttgataatttac from Magallana gigas chromosome 9, xbMagGiga1.1, whole genome shotgun sequence includes these protein-coding regions:
- the LOC136271733 gene encoding complement factor H-like; translated protein: MYLTVCVFFIEICEDPLPIPNAEVMRFNNRAMYSCREGYRSMSGSNIINCTASNWQTTTFSCYALSCGPAPNITNADVLVNDDGAMYGCDDGYIPSNTNNKIVCDDGIWSLTDFNCLRVCPLPQDIPNAEVTVENNTARYFCNPGYYQLENTDDFISCDGNKWQPTNFECIEICEDPLPIPKAEVMRCNNRAMYSCREGYRSMSGSNIINCTASNWQTTTFSCYALSCGPAPNITNADVLVNDDGAMYGCQNGYIPSNTNNRIVCDDGVWSFTDFKCVDGLGNTRGLLNNQSLEIWLKQIKKDLLIDKRNTSAYRRTLSSVYDPRPASIAIGGSGVVLICTAIFILVLLDVLNFCKYDFRKISKVTKSKPRFK